A region of Paraburkholderia sp. BL23I1N1 DNA encodes the following proteins:
- a CDS encoding LysE family translocator — MSFLSLSLSALPAGILFALATSITPGPNNTMLLASGVNFGFRRTLPHLSGISAGVVLLMLSVGIGLGEAFVHFPVLYTVLEVASVVYLLYLAWKIGTSGELKVKKGDRRPMKFHEAIAFQWVNPKAWMMVLTAATTIHLSESTSVNAIAMAAIFYVIGFPCICLWAGFGTAMRRVLSDPKRLRIFNVVMALLLVLSLYPIALKLLGQSA; from the coding sequence ATGTCTTTCCTCAGTCTCAGCCTCAGCGCGCTGCCCGCCGGCATTCTGTTCGCGCTCGCCACGAGCATTACGCCCGGTCCGAACAACACGATGCTGCTGGCCTCCGGCGTCAACTTCGGCTTTCGCCGCACGCTGCCGCATCTCTCCGGCATCAGCGCCGGGGTCGTCCTGTTGATGCTCTCGGTGGGGATTGGTCTCGGCGAAGCCTTCGTGCACTTTCCGGTGCTGTACACGGTGCTCGAAGTGGCGAGCGTCGTGTATCTGCTGTATCTCGCGTGGAAAATCGGCACGTCGGGCGAACTGAAGGTCAAGAAAGGCGATCGCCGGCCCATGAAGTTTCATGAAGCCATCGCGTTTCAGTGGGTCAATCCGAAAGCGTGGATGATGGTGCTGACCGCCGCCACGACGATCCACCTGAGCGAGAGCACCAGCGTGAACGCCATCGCGATGGCGGCGATCTTCTATGTGATCGGTTTTCCGTGCATCTGCCTGTGGGCCGGTTTCGGCACCGCGATGCGGCGTGTGCTGTCGGACCCCAAGCGCCTGCGCATCTTCAATGTGGTGATGGCGCTGCTGCTGGTGCTCTCGCTGTATCCGATCGCGCTGAAGCTGCTCGGCCAGTCCGCTTAA